The genomic window CAGGGGCGGAGCTTCTCCCGGGAGACCCTCTCGGTGCTCATGGAGGGCGAGTATCCGGGCAATGTGCGGGAGCTCCAGCACCTCGTATGGCGGGCGGCCCTCCTCTCCGAGGGGCCGGTGATCGGGCCCGAAGTGGTGGGGAAGGTGAGGGATGAGGGGAGGAAGGCCTTCGTAGAGGACCTCCTCCTCGCTCCCCGCCCCCTCGGCGAGGCGCGGCGGGAGTTCGAACGGGCCTACATCGCCTATCACCTCTCCCGGTGTGGGGGGAATGTCTCCAGGACGGCGCGCAAGCTCGGCATGGCCCCCTCGAACCTCATGAGGAGGATGCGGGAGCTGGGGATGCGTTGACCGGTGCGCGTTATAGAAGGATCGTGCCCTGTGTGCTATACTTCCCGTTATGCGTCCCTTCTGCGTGTTCGTGTGGCTTGTGAGTGTGGGGGTGGGTGGGCTCTGGGCCCTTGACGGCTGGGCCTTCTCGTCCTCTCTTGAGACCTCGTGGTTCACCGGAGAGGCCCACGAGCTGGTCTACCAGAAGTGGGACGAGGGGGATCACCTCCTCAGCCGGCTCGTGTGGCCGGCGGAAGGCTGGCTCCTCGAGGCAGAGGCCGGCCTCTCCTGGTGGAGGGTGGGGATCGAGGGCTGGTATGCCTTCCTCGTGGGCGGCCGTGAGCCCGGTGCGTGGATGGAGGACTACGACTACATGAACCTGGGTGATCCCGATCCCACGCACTTTTCCACCCACCCTGTGGAGCTGGGCCCGTACCGCGAGATAGGAGGGGGCCTCTCGTTCCGGATCGTGGACCGCTCGGCGGTGAGGATCTCGCTGGGAGCCGGGTGGGAGTACCTCCACCGGTACTGGTCGGCCCACGACGGCTACGCCCAGTACCCGAGTGGGGTGGGGGACCCCTATGATCCTTCCTCCGGTACGGGGTGGCCCTACCCCGAGTGGACAGGGGATGAGCCGAAGTCTTCTTTCGACGGCGAGGTCATCACCTATGAGCAGGAGGTGATGGGTCCGGTGCTCCTCTTCCGGTGCGGGATGCGGCCGAGC from Spirochaeta thermophila DSM 6192 includes these protein-coding regions:
- a CDS encoding omptin family outer membrane protease, with amino-acid sequence MRPFCVFVWLVSVGVGGLWALDGWAFSSSLETSWFTGEAHELVYQKWDEGDHLLSRLVWPAEGWLLEAEAGLSWWRVGIEGWYAFLVGGREPGAWMEDYDYMNLGDPDPTHFSTHPVELGPYREIGGGLSFRIVDRSAVRISLGAGWEYLHRYWSAHDGYAQYPSGVGDPYDPSSGTGWPYPEWTGDEPKSSFDGEVITYEQEVMGPVLLFRCGMRPSTRLEAETSVMWSPYPLAVTLDEHVLRDILFLDKMAGGVLLDVSGELQVFLWKGLSLYGRGWYRLVSMAKGDSYFKEEGTWYQAADGKSGMESTEWGLGMGMRVMVE